In Lineus longissimus chromosome 7, tnLinLong1.2, whole genome shotgun sequence, a genomic segment contains:
- the LOC135490914 gene encoding glycine receptor subunit alpha-2-like — protein sequence MMFILPGLVIACFCTGNGEASQVSEIMIDELLSSYNKTVRPDSLLGKPTTIQAQFHVNSITSISDKTMDYNIDIFFRQKWRDHRLAFNKSYGDSVSLGFHRMNQMWRPDTVFLNAKSGYHHHLTVPNDLLTLHPDGVLLISQRLSLILSCNMHLYYYPMDNQRCSVVIGSFGYSSRDLMYDFMSDNSITYEEDMLLPEFIIDKEHVEQHAELILYSTGNFSVLRFVFPMERDIGTYIIQTYIPSILIVVLSWVNFWLDINATPARISLGLITVLTITTQSSGLHTRLPKVSYIKAIDVWMSTCLVFVFGALLEFAVANVMTRKIEKKAKKKAAAFDHVLANPSVLTAGNLRKNDNGNLSRVDTDVEMADSQTYQRRDKFRFPPKNNKAKTPAEKFVENK from the exons ATGATGTTCATCCTACCAGG GCTCGTTATAGCGTGCTTCTGTACAGGAAATGGCGAGGCAAGTCAGGTGTCCGAAATAATGATCGACGAACTCCTGTCATCCTACAACAAGACGGTCCGTCCTGATTCTTTGCTAG GGAAACCTACTACTATCCAGGCTCAGTTCCATGTCAACTCTATTACGTCAATCAGCGATAAAACCATG GATTACAATATTGATATCTTCTTTCGACAAAAATGGCGCGACCACCGCTTGGCTTTCAACAAATCTTACGGCGACTCAGTATCCCTTGGATTTCATCGGATGAACCAGATGTGGAGGCCAGATACCGTGTTCCTCAACGCCAAGAGTGGATACCATCATCACCTGACCGTCCCGAATGATCTGCTAACTCTGCATCCTGATGGCGTGTTATTGATAAGTCAGAG ACTCTCCCTGATACTATCATGCAACATGCATCTATACTACTACCCGATGGATAATCAAAGATGCAGTGTCGTAATTGGAAGTT TTGGCTACTCGTCCAGAGACCTCATGTACGATTTCATGTCCGATAACTCCATCACTTACGAGGAAGACATGCTGCTGCCGGAATTCATCATCGATAAGGAGCACGTGGAGCAACATGCAGAACTTATTCTGTACTCAACAG GAAATTTCAGCGTTCTACGTTTCGTCTTCCCGATGGAGCGTGATATCGGCACCTACATCATTCAGACCTACATCCCAAGTATCCTGATCGTCGTTCTTTCTTGGGTAAACTTCTGGCTGGATATCAACGCAACGCCTGCGAGGATTTCCCTCGGCCTCATCACGGTGCTGACTATCACGACCCAGAGCTCTGGTCTCCACACCCGGCTGCCCAAGGTCTCCTACATCAAGGCTATTGATGTGTGGATGTCGACGTGTTTAGTTTTCGTCTTCGGCGCGCTGTTGGAGTTTGCGGTGGCAAATGTAATGACAAGGAAGATAGAGAAGAAGGCGAAGAAAAAGGCG GCTGCATTTGATCATGTCCTGGCGAATCCATCCGTTCTTACTGCGGGGAATCTCAGAAAAAACGATAATGGTAATCTTTCGCGG GTTGATACTGATGTCGAAATGGCCGACAGTCAAACTTATCAAAGAAGAGACAAATTCAGATTTCCCCCGAAGAACAACAAGGCTAAGACACCTGCCGAAAAA TTTGTTGAAAATAAGTAA
- the LOC135491676 gene encoding endothelin-converting enzyme 2-like — MTTKSNSFPNAEYDQLKRNDSEKSTTVIKQGNKKLRRKICFILLGLGVVCLAISCIALGITLARERASRLEVCDLPQCLKDAARLRANLDRSVEPCEDFYKFSCGGWIKANPAPPKEASWTVMNVMAQRAHRRVREILEAPVRKNTISSPERKIKEFYHSCVYGRSNKDTMDVLMRHLSEIGGWIHPRQNIETWDQRNWRFESALRAAHFDMESHPFFFAGKSLHGDPDLGKVTGPYIQFTPNKGCIPNRNEVAYTNYLTKMAELLGAKNGSQASRDFIEGIRRIGEKICEDESSSPPQHITNDTVLIHDLHGHESAHDNNNETFEGHTFSFMKISEFQEYAPSIRWGDFLRYRFPDITDDTTVIVMQREYFEKFNQLLKTARKKDLRNFLILRSIEPFLDSLPDDFDRAKRRFLDQDTTPGKLSRWEYCLTKRIDTVMRFALLSEMVNANERSLQEFNQVREIVEDVREAFLTRLDQMTWVDGETKKDVRAKMKDIKAMLGAPVWVLDERKLEKIYENLDVNIESTYLENDIRAERFQASHYIPAIMANVDLSKNTGVEDPLTPQAYQAPGKIIITNGILQDPIYNYDSIPYMNYGSIGSIIGHELAHAFDSDAGPHNIQWGTNSSQQHFLKSIKCLQDFYKTSEYDGITFGADHPIETLPLGQVTSDAAGVKWSFEAYREWTKRDKRSKLGLPSLKYTPDQLFFINLVQGECQSKYSPEQTFPMGFRMAGLVSQLRHFQEAFQCPATSRHGGESVCEFW; from the exons ATGACAACAAAAAGTAACTCATTTCCGAACGCGGAATATGATCAACTGAAACGTAACGACTCCGAAAAGTCCACAACGGTGATCAAGCAGGGCAACAAAAAGCTTCGGAGAaagatttgttttattttgttagGATTGGGTGTCGTCTGCTTGGCCATCAGTTGCATTGCCTTGGGAATAACACTTGCGCGGGAGAGGGCAAGTAGGCTGGAGGTCTGTGACCTACCCCAGTGCCTGAAGGATGCTGCGCGACTCCGAGCAAACTTGGACCGATCCGTTGAACCATGTGAAGACTTTTATAAGTTTTCCTGTGGTGGCTGGATAAAGGCTAACCCCGCCCCACCGAAAGAGGCCTCGTGGACGGTGATGAATGTCATGGCACAGCGCGCCCACCGAAGAGTCAGGGAAATCCTCGAGGCTCCCGTCCGTAAAAATACGATCAGTTCGCCCGAAAGGAAGATAAAGGAGTTCTACCATTCATGTGTGTATGGACGGAGTAATAAAGATACTATGGACGTTTTGATGAGGCATCTAAGTGAGATTGGAGGATGGATACATCCGCGGCAAAATATAG AAACCTGGGATCAGAGAAATTGGCGTTTCGAGAGTGCTCTACGGGCTGCCCATTTCGACATGGAATCTCACCCATTTTTCTTCGCTGGAAAATCATTACACGGCGATCCTGATTTAGGCAAAGTCACAGGACCATACATACAG TTCACGCCAAACAAAGGATGTATCCCGAATCGAAACGAGGTAGCCTACACGAACTACCTCACCAAGATGGCCGAGCTCCTCGGTGCAAAGAACGGAAGTCAAGCGTCACGTGACTTTATAGAAGGCATCAGACGAATTGGAGAGAAAATTTGTGAAGAT GAATCCTCCTCCCCACCACAGCACATCACGAACGACACCGTGCTCATTCACGACCTGCACGGCCATGAGAGCGCacacgacaacaacaacgagaCATTTGAGGGACACACCTTCAGCTTCATGAAGATATCAGAGTTTCAGGAATATGCACCTTCC ATTCGATGGGGCGACTTCCTACGATATCGCTTCCCGGATATTACGGATGACACAACAGTCATTGTGATGCAGAGAGAATACTTTGAGAAATTCAATCAACTGCTCAAGACGGCCAGAAAAAA GGATCTCCGAAATTTCCTTATCCTAAGATCAATCGAGCCTTTCCTTGATTCCTTGCCTGATGACTTTGACAGAGCGAAACGGCGTTTCCTTGACCAAG ATACTACTCCTGGCAAGTTATCAAGATGGGAGTACTGTTTGACAAAGCGTATCGATACAGTGATGAGGTTCGCGCTACTTTCTGAAATGGTCAACGCTAATGAACGATCCCTCCAAGAATTTAATCAG GTTCGTGAGATAGTTGAAGATGTCCGAGAGGCCTTTTTGACTCGTCTTGACCAAATGACGTGGGTTGATGGGGAAACGAAGAAAGACGTCCGGGCAAAG ATGAAAGACATCAAAGCGATGCTGGGTGCCCCTGTCTGGGTCCTTGATGAGAGAAAACTAGAGAAGATTTATGAAAAT CTTGATGTTAACATTGAATCCACCTATCTTGAAAATGACATCCGGGCAGAACGATTCCAAGCCTCCCACTACATCCCTGCAATTATGGCCAATGTCGATCTCTCAAAGAATACAGG AGTTGAAGATCCACTTACGCCCCAGGCTTATCAGGCCCCAGGAAAGATCA TAATCACGAACGGCATCCTTCAAGATCCCATCTACAACTACGACTCAATACC GTACATGAACTACGGCAGTATTGGAAGTATTATAGGCCACGAACTCGCCCATGCCTTTGACAGCGATG CGGGACCTCACAACATTCAATGGGGCACCAACTCATCACAgcaacacttcctaaagagtATCAAATGCTTACAAGACTTCTACAAGACATCCGAGTATGACGGTATCACATTTGGTGCTGACCATCCAATAGAGACGCTACCACTTGGACAAGTCACATCTGACGCAGCGGGGGTAAAGTGGTCGTTTGAG gCATACCGGGAATGGACAAAAAGAGATAAACGATCGAAGTTAGGTCTGCCTTCTCTGAAATACACCCCAGACCAGCTCTTCTTCATCAACTTGGTCCAG GGAGAATGCCAAAGCAAATATTCACCAGAACAAACATTCCCGATGGGTTTCAG GATGGCGGGGCTGGTGTCTCAGTTGAGGCACTTCCAGGAAGCATTCCAGTGCCCTGCTACGTCAAGACACGGCGGCGAGTCTGTGTGTGAATTTTGGTAA
- the LOC135490923 gene encoding synaptotagmin 2-like, with amino-acid sequence MGTTASTENQVAAPAMASPPHDVEAGPGGDVQKKKLIDSEKIKMLSRVITAKSSSKRRRKPVRNDPYVNTKENMVLLKQIFKKLDPSVMKTTSDIQGELQMSLKYDAKEERLLVKVIKARELNAKDLRGNGSDPFVKVWLHPDRWEEGIKRTSTEKKTTNPIFGDVFTFKLTEEELHDTKVVAQVWDWDRVSSDDFMGEIIMDLATTDFIDRPIYSAWFPLALETDMSISGEIEISLEYRLPQTLLVTVHRASDLVPRDIDKKADPYVKVSIPGKTELGVTEVQSDTLNPVWDETFEFSVPYEEFNDRYIVLHIVDKDTLTDNESMGQAIVDLGNLDPEVGFRGVFQLADLRNSDKLRSKWSQKAIQQEFKEALIAHASFRYPRFMFQHHEGLKVMTLTSEKAGATAKLRIMDGVIVN; translated from the exons ATGGGAACAACAGCAAGCACTGAGAATCAGGTTGCGGCTCCAGCTATGGCCTCGCCACCTCATGATGTGGAAGCAGGTCCTGGAGGTGATgttcaaaagaaaaagttgaTTGACAGTGAAAAGATCAAGATGTTGTCAAGGGTGATCACAGCCAAGTCTTCCAGCAAGAGGAGAAGGAAACCAGTGAGGAATGATCCTTATGTTAACACGAAG GAAAACATGGTATTGCTGAAACAGATTTTCAAGAAGTTGGATCCGTCGGTGATGAAGACAACCAGTGATATCCAAGGAGAGCTCCAGATGTCGTTAAAATACGATGCAAAAGAGGAACGTCTGCTTGTAAAAGTGATCAAGGCCAGGGAACTGAATGCCAAAGATCTGCGAGGAAATGGATCGGATCCATTTGTCAAG GTTTGGCTTCACCCAGATAGGTGGGAGGAAGGAATCAAAAGGacatccacagaaaaaaagACCACCAACCCTATCTTTGGTGATGTCTTCACCTTCAAGTTGACAGAAGAAGAGCTGCATGACACAAAAGTTGTTGCACAAGTTTGGGACTGGGACAGAGTGAGCAGTGATGATTTCATGGGCGAGATTATCATGGACCTGGCCACCACTGATTTCATTGACCGCCCCATTTACAGTGCTTGGTTTCCATTGGCACTTGAG aCTGACATGAGCATAAGTGGTGAGATTGAGATAAGCCTGGAGTATCGTCTTCCTCAGACCCTGCTGGTTACCGTTCACAGGGCATCAGATCTTGTCCCAAGAGACATCGACAAGAAAGCTGATCCATATGTGAAAGTCAGCATCCCCGGGAAAACTGAGTTGGGTGTCACTGAG GTCCAATCAGATACCTTGAATCCTGTCTGGGATGAGACATTCGAGTTTTCTGTTCCATATGAAGAGTTCAACGACAG GTATATTGTGTTGCACATCGTCGACAAGGATACCCTGACAGATAATGAGAGCATGGGACAAGCCATTGTTGATCTGGGCAACCTGGACCCTGAAGTTGGTTTCCGTGGAGTCTTCCAACTCGCTGATCTG CGTAATTCTGACAAGCTTCGCAGCAAGTGGTCGCAGAAAGCCATCCAACAAGAGTTCAAGGAAGCATTGATTGCACATGCATCGTTCCGGTATCCTAGGTTCATGTTCCAGCATCATGAGGGATTGAAG GTGATGACTTTGACGAGTGAGAAGGCAGGAGCTACAGCTAAACTGAGGATCATGGATGGTGTCATTGTCAACTAA